One genomic segment of Penaeus monodon isolate SGIC_2016 chromosome 31, NSTDA_Pmon_1, whole genome shotgun sequence includes these proteins:
- the LOC119593040 gene encoding uncharacterized protein LOC119593040 isoform X2: MKAEFLLIVITMGVSAVMTEPQCTEEGRFPYPGTCGAYFDCTPNESGGYNLVKDNCRGYTFDTATKSCIDMQCESRHKRSIATDNHQYSHLCQAQPDRFVCASCKTLVMCVKGQAFTRHCTHDNFCTGRNKFGGGVCYPNEPVECTCTKANVFRVDHYDPQKFFSCDGIASTPESYKCPDGMEFDESIAQCRNTGGLPPCSVPGQFVNPNNCSEYYSCISLKHGWLQRSFQCSQDLMFNQKMQKCENPCRYQFVCTQEGRYADTINKRNYFECYMLGGSLRQVRYNCPEGYMWGEDTPGIGKCVEDHGERDDDYPFRHCTLDNLCVVGTN, from the exons ATGAAGGCGGAATTTTTATTAATCGTG ATTACCATGGGAGTTTCAGCAGTAATGACTGA ACCCCAATGCACAGAAGAGGGTAGGTTTCCTTATCCTGGTACATGTGGAGCATATTTTGACTGTACTCCAAATGAATCTGGTGGCTATAACCTTGTGAAGGATAACTGCAGAGGCTACACCTTCGATACTGCCACAAAATCCTGTATAGACATGCAA TGTGAATCCCGGCATAAACGCAGTATTGCTACTGATAATCATCAGTACTCGCATTTGTGTCAAGCTCAGCCTGACAGATTTGTGTGCGCCAGTTGCAAAACGCTCGTCATGTGTGTGAAGGGTCAAGCCTTCACTCGTCACTGTACCCATGATAACTTCTGCACAGGCCGAAACAAGTTTGGAGGAGGAGTTTGCTACCCAAATGAACCAGTAGAATGCACTTGTACAAAGGCTAATGTCTTCAGGGTAGACCATTATGATCCCCAGAAGTTCTTCTCTTGTGATGGTATTGCTTCAACACCAGAAAGCTACAAGTGCCCAGATGGAATGGAATTTGATGAAAGCATAGCTCAATGCCGCAACACTGGTGGCCTGCCACCATGCTCTGTTCCAGGACAGTTTGTTAATCCCAATAACTGTAGTGAATACTACTCGTGCATTTCCCTTAAACATGGATGGCTTCAGAGGTCTTTCCAATGCTCCCAAGACCTCATGTTCAATCAGAAGATGCAGAAATGTGAGAATCCTTGCAGGTACCAGTTCGTTTGTACGCAAGAGGGACGTTATGCAGACACTATCAACAAACGTAATTACTTCGAGTGCTACATGTTGGGAGGCAGTCTGAGACAAGTGCGTTATAACTGCCCTGAGGGTTATATGTGGGGTGAAGACACTCCAGGCATTGGAAAATGTGTTGAAGACCATGGTGAGAGGGATGATGATTATCCCTTCAGGCACTGCACTTTGGATAACTTGTGTGTAGTTG GGACCAATTAG
- the LOC119593040 gene encoding uncharacterized protein LOC119593040 isoform X1, translated as MKAEFLLIVITMGVSAVMTEPQCTEEGRFPYPGTCGAYFDCTPNESGGYNLVKDNCRGYTFDTATKSCIDMQCESRHKRSIATDNHQYSHLCQAQPDRFVCASCKTLVMCVKGQAFTRHCTHDNFCTGRNKFGGGVCYPNEPVECTCTKANVFRVDHYDPQKFFSCDGIASTPESYKCPDGMEFDESIAQCRNTGGLPPCSVPGQFVNPNNCSEYYSCISLKHGWLQRSFQCSQDLMFNQKMQKCENPCRYQFVCTQEGRYADTINKRNYFECYMLGGSLRQVRYNCPEGYMWGEDTPGIGKCVEDHGERDDDYPFRHCTLDNLCVVVFSAGTN; from the exons ATGAAGGCGGAATTTTTATTAATCGTG ATTACCATGGGAGTTTCAGCAGTAATGACTGA ACCCCAATGCACAGAAGAGGGTAGGTTTCCTTATCCTGGTACATGTGGAGCATATTTTGACTGTACTCCAAATGAATCTGGTGGCTATAACCTTGTGAAGGATAACTGCAGAGGCTACACCTTCGATACTGCCACAAAATCCTGTATAGACATGCAA TGTGAATCCCGGCATAAACGCAGTATTGCTACTGATAATCATCAGTACTCGCATTTGTGTCAAGCTCAGCCTGACAGATTTGTGTGCGCCAGTTGCAAAACGCTCGTCATGTGTGTGAAGGGTCAAGCCTTCACTCGTCACTGTACCCATGATAACTTCTGCACAGGCCGAAACAAGTTTGGAGGAGGAGTTTGCTACCCAAATGAACCAGTAGAATGCACTTGTACAAAGGCTAATGTCTTCAGGGTAGACCATTATGATCCCCAGAAGTTCTTCTCTTGTGATGGTATTGCTTCAACACCAGAAAGCTACAAGTGCCCAGATGGAATGGAATTTGATGAAAGCATAGCTCAATGCCGCAACACTGGTGGCCTGCCACCATGCTCTGTTCCAGGACAGTTTGTTAATCCCAATAACTGTAGTGAATACTACTCGTGCATTTCCCTTAAACATGGATGGCTTCAGAGGTCTTTCCAATGCTCCCAAGACCTCATGTTCAATCAGAAGATGCAGAAATGTGAGAATCCTTGCAGGTACCAGTTCGTTTGTACGCAAGAGGGACGTTATGCAGACACTATCAACAAACGTAATTACTTCGAGTGCTACATGTTGGGAGGCAGTCTGAGACAAGTGCGTTATAACTGCCCTGAGGGTTATATGTGGGGTGAAGACACTCCAGGCATTGGAAAATGTGTTGAAGACCATGGTGAGAGGGATGATGATTATCCCTTCAGGCACTGCACTTTGGATAACTTGTGTGTAGTTG TTTTCTCTGCAGGGACCAATTAG